The Neochlamydia sp. S13 genome has a segment encoding these proteins:
- the kdsB gene encoding 3-deoxy-manno-octulosonate cytidylyltransferase gives MSETKLPKIIGVIPARYGSTRFPGKPLASILGKSLIQRTYENTKKCLSLDEVFVATDDRRIFEHVESFGGKVVMTSSGCPTGSDRLIEAVQNNPIFKEASIVVNIQGDEPCLEPSIIHKVVQLLLQDPNNVMSTAVTKIHSEAEALNPFVVKCCLDRQGNALYFSRSLIPSNPSAKFDPRTVYFKHIGIYGFRREFLFTYGKLGTTPLQLAEDLEQLKVLEHGYKIKTAIVESASLSVDHPEDIKKIESLLLCKQNICS, from the coding sequence ATGTCGGAAACAAAATTACCGAAAATTATCGGCGTTATCCCCGCACGTTATGGGAGCACTCGCTTTCCCGGAAAGCCTTTAGCAAGTATTTTAGGCAAATCACTCATCCAACGAACTTACGAAAACACAAAAAAATGCCTTTCTTTAGATGAAGTGTTCGTGGCGACAGATGATAGACGAATTTTTGAGCATGTAGAAAGCTTTGGAGGCAAGGTTGTTATGACTTCTTCTGGATGTCCCACCGGCTCAGATCGACTAATTGAGGCTGTACAAAATAATCCTATCTTTAAAGAAGCCTCTATAGTAGTGAATATACAGGGAGATGAACCTTGCTTAGAACCTTCTATCATTCATAAAGTGGTTCAGCTACTGCTCCAAGATCCAAATAATGTTATGTCCACAGCGGTTACGAAAATTCATTCAGAAGCTGAGGCTTTAAATCCTTTTGTTGTTAAATGCTGCTTAGATCGACAAGGGAATGCTCTTTACTTTAGCCGCTCCTTGATCCCTAGTAATCCGTCGGCAAAATTTGATCCTCGCACGGTTTACTTTAAACATATTGGAATCTACGGATTCCGTCGAGAATTCTTATTTACCTATGGTAAGTTAGGGACTACTCCCCTGCAACTAGCAGAAGACCTAGAACAGCTTAAAGTTTTAGAGCATGGATATAAGATAAAAACCGCGATAGTCGAAAGTGCAAGCCTTAGCGTTGATCATCCTGAAGATATAAAAAAAATTGAGTCACTATTATTATGCAAACAAAATATTTGTTCATAA
- a CDS encoding YihY/virulence factor BrkB family protein: MKRIWKLFCHTVKGFYEDDCNARAAALTYFTLMSIVPVLAVILGLARGFGFAPFLEEVIKEQLSKQPDIANYTIDFAYSLLEETSSTLIAGVGVVLLLWTVYNILGNVEEALNDIWKIPCARSWIRKVTDYIAAIIICPLFFVVSSSLTIYLKTHIVEISRKVVFFEYLFIHFFPFLITWMLFTFLYFFLPNRKISFKHGMLGVLVGGTVYQLIQTFYINIQLKLSSYGAVYGSFAALPLFLIWLNLSWMIILAGAELAYQAEIMAWNYAPRREGTPQTLTCRRVLALMIIYSCIRNFCEGKTPYTIHQLSDKFGVAKIKLAEIIKILTHYKILSTTDYYSDGEIYYQPARDVNTITLKNVADIFPAVEKEIVSIYRNPSVSYFEGLLAKYDKKTTEIQENLPLSSINLQKL, from the coding sequence ATGAAAAGAATATGGAAACTATTTTGTCATACAGTTAAAGGTTTTTATGAAGATGACTGCAACGCACGTGCAGCAGCTTTAACCTACTTTACTTTAATGTCTATTGTTCCCGTGCTTGCCGTAATTCTTGGCCTCGCTCGAGGCTTTGGCTTTGCCCCCTTTTTAGAAGAAGTTATTAAAGAACAACTTAGCAAGCAGCCTGATATTGCTAACTATACGATTGACTTTGCGTATAGCCTTTTGGAAGAAACGAGTAGTACCTTGATTGCTGGTGTGGGAGTGGTATTACTACTATGGACTGTTTATAATATCTTGGGAAATGTAGAAGAAGCTTTAAATGATATTTGGAAAATTCCTTGTGCACGCTCCTGGATAAGGAAAGTTACCGACTATATTGCAGCCATTATTATATGCCCCTTATTTTTCGTCGTTTCAAGTAGCCTAACTATTTACCTAAAAACCCATATTGTAGAAATTTCTAGAAAAGTAGTTTTCTTTGAATACCTATTTATTCATTTTTTTCCCTTTTTGATAACTTGGATGTTATTTACTTTTTTATATTTCTTTTTGCCTAATCGAAAGATTTCATTCAAACATGGAATGCTTGGCGTGCTTGTAGGAGGAACAGTCTATCAGCTTATCCAAACGTTTTATATTAACATACAGTTAAAACTTTCTAGCTATGGGGCTGTTTATGGAAGTTTCGCAGCTTTGCCTTTATTTTTAATATGGCTAAATTTAAGTTGGATGATCATTTTAGCTGGAGCCGAATTGGCCTACCAAGCAGAGATTATGGCATGGAATTATGCGCCTAGGCGTGAAGGCACTCCTCAAACCCTAACTTGTCGACGCGTGCTAGCTCTTATGATTATTTATAGCTGCATTCGTAATTTTTGTGAAGGCAAAACCCCTTATACTATTCATCAGCTTTCAGATAAGTTTGGAGTAGCCAAGATCAAGCTAGCAGAAATTATCAAAATCTTAACCCACTATAAAATTCTTTCAACAACAGACTATTATTCTGATGGAGAGATTTATTATCAGCCTGCTCGCGATGTCAATACCATCACCTTAAAAAATGTAGCTGATATTTTTCCCGCCGTAGAAAAAGAGATAGTGAGTATTTATAGAAATCCTTCAGTTTCTTATTTTGAAGGATTACTTGCTAAATATGATAAGAAGACTACAGAGATACAAGAAAATTTACCTTTAAGCTCTATTAACTTGCAAAAGCTATGA